In a genomic window of Mustela nigripes isolate SB6536 chromosome 8, MUSNIG.SB6536, whole genome shotgun sequence:
- the C8H18orf21 gene encoding UPF0711 protein C18orf21 homolog, producing MRQKHYLEAAARQLYDSCPGQARYLLWTYSSSHDANITFEGTCPYCLQLLVLDNSRVRLKPKSKLTPKIQKLLNREARNYTLSFKEAKLVKRYKDSKSVLLTTCKTCNRTVKHHGKSRSFLSALKSSPTTPTSKLSLKTPERKTPSSANLNPTCGSKGKSPALIFRTPTSGQSTPTCSSKNVSKTKKHFSRLKMLLSQSESQKNSKVDFRNFLLSL from the exons ATGAGGCAGAAGCACTACCTTGAGGCTGCGGCGCGGCAGCTATACGATAGCTGCCCGGGCCAGGCCCGCTATCTCCT cTGGACCTACAGTTCGTCACACG ATGCTAACATTACTTTTGAAGGAACATGTCCATACTGTTTGCAGTTGCTGGTTTTGGATAACTCTCGGGTACGCCTCAAACCCAAGTCCAAACTGactcccaaaatacaaaaacttcTTAATCGAGAAGCAAGAAATTATACACTTAGTTTTAAAGAAGCAAAACTTGTGAAAAGATATAAAGACTCCAAAAGTGTATTG TTGACTACTTGTAAAACATGCAACAGAACAGTTAAACATCATGGTAAAAGTAGAAGCTTTCTCTCAGCACTGAAGAGCAGTCCTACTACTCCTACAAGTAAGCTCAGCCTGAAGACACCAGAAAGAAAGACTCCCAGTTCTGCAAACCTAAATCCTACGTGTGGTTCCAAAGGCAAGAGCCCAGCCTTGATATTCAG gacACCTACATCTGGACAGTCAACACCCACTTGCTCCTCAAAGAATGtgagcaaaacaaagaaacacttcTCTCGACTAAAAATGTTGCTTAGTCAGAGTGAATCCCAGAAGAATTCAAAAGTGGACTTCAGAAATTTCTTACTGTCTTTGTAA